Proteins encoded in a region of the Candidatus Zixiibacteriota bacterium genome:
- the infC gene encoding translation initiation factor IF-3 codes for MNRRIRIPQIRVIGSDGSQLGVMATRDALKLAEDEGLDLVEISPMARPPVCRILDYGKFQYEEAKNARRAKKRQHSSQLKEMRFRPKIDEHDIHFKTERLREFLEEGHKVRAYVEFRGREMTHMEFGHRILDRVKEQLAEVGQPEPNVRMEGRHMSLIINPKKTDSRPKGDSAGKSEKPDRTPEASPSSHDPEGVSSEAGKGKRQSVHSPADEASAP; via the coding sequence ATCAACCGACGCATTCGCATTCCGCAGATTCGTGTCATCGGCTCCGACGGATCGCAGTTGGGGGTCATGGCGACCCGCGACGCGCTCAAGCTCGCCGAAGACGAAGGTCTCGACTTGGTCGAAATCTCGCCGATGGCGCGACCGCCGGTCTGCCGCATTCTGGACTACGGCAAATTCCAGTACGAGGAAGCGAAAAATGCGCGCAGAGCCAAAAAGCGTCAGCATTCCTCACAACTGAAGGAAATGCGGTTCCGTCCCAAGATCGACGAACATGACATCCATTTCAAAACCGAGCGCCTCCGCGAATTCCTCGAAGAGGGCCACAAAGTCCGCGCCTATGTCGAGTTTCGCGGACGGGAAATGACGCACATGGAGTTCGGCCACCGCATTCTCGACCGGGTCAAGGAACAGTTGGCCGAAGTCGGCCAGCCCGAGCCCAACGTGCGCATGGAAGGGCGCCACATGTCGCTGATCATCAACCCCAAAAAGACCGACAGCCGTCCCAAAGGCGATTCCGCAGGCAAATCCGAGAAACCCGACAGGACGCCGGAGGCCTCGCCCTCATCACATGACCCCGAGGGAGTCTCGAGCGAAGCCGGGAAGGGGAAACGCCAGTCTGTCCATAGCCCTGCGGACGAGGCGTCCGCTCCTTAG